In Panacibacter ginsenosidivorans, the following proteins share a genomic window:
- a CDS encoding MFS transporter — MAAAVTTSTASTSYKPRLNVRQIFNMSFGFFGIQFGWDLQRANMGPIYEYLKASPEQIPLLFLAAPLTGLIMQPIIGYMSDRTWHPTWGRRRPYFFVGALLSTICLFMMPNSGSLWMAAGLLWILDTSGNIAMEPFRAFVADKLPEEQRTSGFAMQSFLIGLGGSIASALPWIMSHIFKISTSSDTGGIPPSVKFAFYTGGAIFLVSVLYTVFTSKEYPPADINFKQKVKESNKGFGGGVTEILHAIKNMPSKMKQLALVQFFTWPGLFLMWFYYNTAVARNVFNATSTSDPNYIKGIEYGGLTLSYYNIVSFLFALALPLIAGYIGRKLTHSVCLLCGAIGLISVGFVKQPFELYICMTGVGIAWSSILSMPYAMLAGALPEDKIGVYMGIFNFFIVLPEIIASLFFGWIMEHLLDNNRMLAVQIGGVMMVIAAVICYFIVKEKRRFVTESPEIARLEIEENRSV; from the coding sequence ATGGCCGCTGCTGTTACTACATCAACTGCTTCTACAAGCTATAAACCAAGGCTAAATGTCAGGCAGATATTCAATATGAGTTTTGGGTTCTTTGGAATTCAATTTGGATGGGACCTGCAGAGGGCTAATATGGGTCCTATTTATGAATACCTGAAAGCATCACCGGAACAAATACCCTTATTGTTTTTGGCTGCGCCATTAACTGGTTTAATAATGCAGCCCATTATTGGTTACATGAGCGATCGTACATGGCATCCTACATGGGGAAGAAGAAGGCCTTATTTTTTTGTTGGGGCACTGTTAAGTACCATTTGTTTGTTCATGATGCCCAATAGCGGATCGTTGTGGATGGCAGCTGGTTTATTATGGATTCTTGATACATCTGGCAATATTGCTATGGAACCATTCAGAGCATTTGTGGCAGATAAACTACCGGAAGAGCAACGCACTTCAGGCTTTGCTATGCAGAGCTTTTTGATTGGTCTTGGTGGCAGCATTGCATCTGCATTGCCATGGATAATGTCGCATATTTTTAAGATATCTACAAGTTCTGACACAGGAGGAATTCCGCCTTCAGTAAAATTTGCATTTTATACAGGCGGCGCCATTTTTTTAGTATCTGTTTTATACACTGTATTTACAAGCAAAGAATATCCGCCTGCAGATATTAATTTTAAACAGAAAGTAAAAGAAAGCAACAAAGGTTTTGGAGGAGGTGTAACAGAAATATTACATGCTATAAAAAATATGCCTTCAAAAATGAAGCAGTTAGCATTAGTGCAATTCTTTACCTGGCCAGGGTTATTCTTAATGTGGTTTTATTACAATACCGCCGTTGCAAGAAATGTTTTTAATGCAACCAGCACCAGCGATCCTAACTATATAAAGGGTATAGAGTATGGAGGTCTTACATTATCATACTATAATATTGTTTCATTCTTGTTCGCACTTGCATTACCGCTAATAGCTGGATATATCGGCAGAAAGCTTACGCATTCTGTTTGTTTACTGTGTGGTGCCATCGGGTTGATTTCCGTTGGCTTTGTAAAGCAGCCTTTTGAATTATATATCTGTATGACAGGTGTTGGTATCGCATGGTCAAGCATTTTATCTATGCCGTATGCAATGCTGGCCGGGGCTTTACCAGAAGATAAGATAGGTGTGTATATGGGAATCTTCAATTTCTTTATTGTGCTCCCTGAAATAATTGCCTCTTTATTTTTTGGATGGATAATGGAGCATTTGCTGGATAACAATCGCATGCTTGCCGTGCAGATCGGAGGTGTTATGATGGTTATTGCCGCAGTTATCTGCTATTTTATAGTAAAGGAAAAAAGAAGGTTTGTTACTGAAAGTCCGGAAATAGCAAGACTCGAAATAGAAGAAAATCGATCAGTATAA
- a CDS encoding alpha-amylase family glycosyl hydrolase: protein MKKKLLLLIFISCFFTVFTYAQYAQVYPTNWWVGMKHNKIQLIVRGDHEGLSNEKVTISYPGVTITGTHKFSNSKYLAVDISIASTAKPGTVNIVFASNGSTSKVAWPLDARRKGNGTSYAQGVQSSDFIYFLMPDRFSNGDPSNDHVAGMRDQSLNRDSIYHRHGGDMQGIINHLDYIQSLGATTLWMTPVIENDMPDRTEHGYAFTDHYKIEPRFGGEKSYLQLSNELHKRGMKLVQDAVYNHVGYYHWMLQDPPDSTWLHRWPTFTPPNYKEQVFFDPHASTAEKKQMADGWFTAQMPDVNQSNPYVANFLIEHAIWCVEKFGVDAWRIDTYKYCDLDFMNNCNQALYNEYPKITMFGENWNESVANQAYFAKNIFNTKFKSNLTGDVDFEFLFRGIQPALTQEPWGVNQLYQTASLDFLYQDPTQNVVFLDNHDMSRFFSVLDENVAKQKMAIKWLLTTRGIPQIYYGTEVLMKGISNPDGWVRLDFPGGWDGDTRNAFTGAGLSDDEMVVQNLVKTLGNYRKSSSALKTGKMMQFIPGAGVYVYFRYDNNQTIMCVMNTSDAAKTIDFTKYAERTAGFTKAISITDDKTYNTTDKPQIGSNEMWVLELKK, encoded by the coding sequence ATGAAAAAGAAACTACTGTTGCTGATTTTTATTTCATGTTTTTTTACAGTTTTTACTTATGCGCAATATGCACAGGTGTATCCAACTAACTGGTGGGTGGGCATGAAGCATAACAAAATACAACTGATCGTTCGTGGCGATCATGAAGGTTTAAGCAATGAAAAAGTAACAATCAGTTATCCCGGTGTGACAATCACCGGCACGCATAAATTTTCAAACAGTAAATATCTTGCAGTTGATATAAGTATTGCATCTACTGCAAAACCAGGCACCGTAAATATTGTCTTCGCGTCTAACGGATCTACAAGCAAAGTTGCATGGCCATTGGATGCAAGAAGAAAAGGTAATGGCACTTCGTATGCGCAGGGTGTGCAATCATCTGATTTTATTTATTTCTTAATGCCTGATCGTTTTAGTAATGGTGACCCATCTAACGATCATGTTGCAGGCATGAGAGATCAATCTTTAAACAGAGACTCCATATACCATCGTCATGGTGGAGATATGCAAGGTATCATCAATCATCTCGATTACATTCAAAGCCTAGGCGCCACTACGTTGTGGATGACACCCGTTATTGAGAACGATATGCCTGACCGTACAGAGCATGGTTATGCGTTTACTGACCATTATAAAATTGAACCAAGATTTGGTGGGGAAAAATCTTACCTGCAATTAAGTAACGAATTGCATAAACGTGGTATGAAACTGGTGCAGGATGCTGTGTATAATCATGTAGGCTATTATCACTGGATGCTGCAGGATCCTCCCGACAGCACATGGTTGCACAGATGGCCAACATTTACACCACCAAATTATAAAGAACAGGTATTCTTTGACCCTCATGCATCCACAGCAGAAAAAAAACAAATGGCAGACGGGTGGTTTACTGCTCAGATGCCTGATGTAAACCAAAGCAATCCTTATGTTGCTAATTTTTTAATTGAACATGCAATCTGGTGTGTTGAAAAATTTGGCGTAGATGCCTGGCGCATTGATACCTACAAATATTGCGATCTTGACTTCATGAATAATTGTAACCAGGCTTTGTATAACGAATATCCTAAGATTACTATGTTTGGTGAGAACTGGAACGAGAGTGTTGCCAACCAGGCATATTTTGCAAAAAATATTTTCAACACCAAATTCAAAAGCAATCTTACCGGAGATGTAGATTTTGAATTTTTGTTCCGTGGTATACAACCTGCATTAACACAAGAGCCTTGGGGTGTAAACCAGTTGTACCAAACAGCCAGTCTTGACTTCCTGTACCAGGATCCCACACAGAATGTAGTTTTTCTTGATAATCATGATATGTCGCGTTTCTTTTCTGTTTTAGATGAAAATGTAGCGAAACAAAAAATGGCAATTAAATGGCTGCTTACTACACGAGGCATTCCGCAAATATATTATGGCACAGAAGTTTTGATGAAAGGTATAAGTAATCCCGATGGCTGGGTGCGTCTTGATTTTCCGGGTGGCTGGGATGGTGATACCAGGAATGCATTCACCGGTGCAGGATTGAGTGATGATGAAATGGTCGTACAGAATCTTGTAAAGACATTGGGCAACTACAGAAAATCTTCTTCCGCACTTAAAACAGGAAAGATGATGCAATTCATTCCGGGCGCTGGGGTGTATGTTTATTTTAGGTATGATAACAACCAAACAATCATGTGCGTAATGAATACTTCAGATGCAGCAAAAACAATTGATTTTACAAAATATGCAGAACGCACTGCGGGATTTACAAAAGCAATAAGCATAACAGATGATAAAACCTACAATACAACAGATAAGCCACAGATTGGTTCCAATGAAATGTGGGTGCTGGAATTGAAGAAATAA
- a CDS encoding right-handed parallel beta-helix repeat-containing protein codes for MKYCTLFFLLFPLFTAAEIPLEKGMIINESVTIISGNYFLSADTSLKKPLIIIDGKDIVVDFNNAILQDSTDMQHPDLFHGLAILIKKGSSNIVLKNANIHGYKIAVLADGVSNLTIDNSNFSYNYRQQLHSNWKREDISDWMSFHHNENNEWLRYGAGIYLNHCTKATIKNNIVNNSQCGLLMTGCDSAEVYDNNFSFNSALGIGMYRSSYNHVYHNRLDFNVRGFSSGKYYRGQDSAGILVFEQCSNNIFAYNSVTHSGDGFFLWAGQHTMDTGEGGCNDNIIYSNDFSYAPTNGVEVTFSRNYIRQNTINGCDNGIWGGYSYNTSILENRFLNNNIAIAIEHGQMNSILVNGFNNNNTSIKLWSREKQPADWAYAKKRNTKSKDYEIAGNRFQNEKIVYDIMGSDSLLLAWNSKYSCDKSYKLGERISTLDTTRENDRVASFNLDKKDTAINFIPNKTIPFNSFHYGRNNIRITPWGPYDFNYPLLFLDSINNGNYYFSILHQPGSWKEIKSNGFKIINSIGDQVIAKADSSVKDRSIQLQYTGSAFTDMFGKKYDAGKPYIFSYDEFDPLSTWNVNFYKWKRSNNPNNNYKSFINALPDPDFSTTTKQIDYTWWGSPGNGLPKDSFAVVATTTMNLPADDYEISVTADDMVKLFIDKKKVIDAWNKKFTELDENTHHSVKMHLEGKHTFLIVHAENDGLADLIFYIKPYRK; via the coding sequence ATGAAATATTGCACATTGTTCTTTCTGTTGTTCCCATTATTTACTGCTGCTGAAATTCCATTAGAGAAAGGAATGATAATTAATGAGTCTGTTACAATAATTTCCGGCAATTATTTTCTTAGTGCCGACACTTCTTTAAAGAAGCCATTGATTATTATTGACGGGAAAGATATTGTTGTTGATTTCAACAATGCAATATTGCAGGATTCTACTGACATGCAACACCCAGATCTATTTCATGGGCTTGCAATTCTTATCAAAAAAGGTTCTTCAAATATTGTTTTAAAAAATGCAAACATTCATGGCTATAAGATAGCAGTACTGGCTGATGGTGTTTCCAACCTAACTATCGACAACAGCAACTTCAGTTATAACTACCGGCAGCAATTACACAGTAACTGGAAAAGAGAAGACATCAGCGACTGGATGAGCTTTCATCATAATGAAAATAATGAATGGTTAAGATATGGTGCAGGTATTTATCTTAACCATTGCACTAAAGCAACCATTAAAAATAATATTGTAAATAATAGTCAATGCGGTTTATTAATGACAGGTTGCGATAGTGCCGAAGTTTATGATAATAATTTTTCTTTCAATTCTGCATTGGGTATTGGCATGTATAGAAGCAGTTACAACCACGTTTACCATAACAGGCTCGACTTTAATGTAAGAGGTTTCAGTTCTGGAAAATATTATCGTGGCCAGGATAGTGCTGGCATTCTTGTATTCGAGCAATGCAGCAATAACATTTTTGCATATAATTCAGTAACACATAGCGGTGATGGATTCTTTCTCTGGGCTGGTCAGCATACAATGGATACAGGAGAAGGCGGCTGTAACGACAATATTATTTACAGTAACGATTTTTCTTATGCACCTACAAATGGGGTTGAAGTAACGTTTAGCAGGAATTATATCAGGCAAAATACGATCAACGGCTGTGATAATGGCATATGGGGTGGATACAGTTACAATACATCTATTCTCGAAAACAGGTTTTTAAATAACAATATTGCCATAGCCATTGAACATGGACAAATGAACAGCATCTTGGTAAATGGATTCAACAACAATAATACATCCATCAAGTTATGGTCAAGAGAAAAGCAACCTGCTGATTGGGCATATGCAAAAAAGAGAAACACCAAAAGCAAAGATTACGAGATAGCCGGTAACAGGTTTCAAAATGAAAAAATTGTTTATGATATAATGGGGTCAGACAGTTTGTTGCTCGCATGGAACAGTAAGTACTCCTGCGATAAGTCTTATAAATTAGGCGAAAGGATAAGCACACTTGATACAACACGCGAAAATGATCGCGTAGCTTCTTTTAACTTAGATAAGAAAGACACTGCAATAAATTTTATTCCAAATAAAACAATCCCATTCAATAGTTTTCATTACGGCCGCAACAATATCCGTATTACTCCGTGGGGGCCATATGATTTTAATTACCCGCTTTTGTTTCTTGACAGCATAAACAATGGCAATTATTATTTTTCTATTCTTCACCAACCCGGCAGTTGGAAAGAAATAAAAAGCAATGGCTTCAAAATAATCAATTCCATCGGCGACCAGGTTATTGCAAAAGCAGACTCTTCTGTAAAAGATCGTTCTATTCAATTGCAATACACCGGTTCTGCATTTACAGATATGTTTGGCAAAAAATATGATGCTGGTAAACCATACATATTCAGTTATGACGAATTTGATCCTTTGTCTACATGGAATGTAAACTTTTATAAATGGAAGAGATCAAATAATCCTAATAATAATTATAAAAGTTTTATCAATGCCCTCCCCGATCCTGATTTTAGTACCACAACAAAACAAATTGATTATACCTGGTGGGGCTCACCCGGTAACGGGCTTCCTAAAGATTCATTTGCAGTTGTTGCTACTACTACTATGAACCTTCCCGCAGATGATTACGAAATAAGTGTAACAGCTGATGACATGGTAAAACTTTTTATAGATAAGAAAAAAGTTATTGATGCATGGAATAAAAAGTTCACAGAGCTTGATGAAAACACGCATCACTCCGTAAAAATGCATCTTGAAGGAAAACATACATTCCTGATAGTGCATGCAGAAAATGATGGACTTGCTGATCTGATATTTTATATAAAACCTTACAGAAAATAA
- a CDS encoding cation diffusion facilitator family transporter: MKESHEHVHHHHHHNVTLTNVNRAFVIGITLNFLFVVIEVITGLYIHSLSLLSDAGHNLADVGALALSLLAFRLMKVKSNKKYTYGYRKTSILVALFNAAVLLISIGAIVYEALHRLLNPEELPGKTIAIVAGIGIVINTVTALFFFSNKEKDLNIKSAYLHLMSDAVVSLGLVIGGIVIFYTNWFWIDSLLSIIIAIVILLSTWHLLKSSLRLSLDGVPEGISLDDIKATAMKVPGVAGLHHIHIWAISTTENALTAHLVINNNATNEQEKIIKHELKHALQHKNIHHITLETERENEPCGKEECRD, encoded by the coding sequence ATGAAAGAAAGCCATGAGCACGTACACCATCACCATCATCACAATGTTACACTCACCAATGTAAACAGGGCTTTTGTTATTGGCATTACTCTAAATTTTTTATTTGTAGTAATTGAAGTAATAACAGGACTTTATATTCATTCACTCTCGCTGCTTTCTGATGCAGGGCATAACCTTGCAGATGTTGGCGCACTGGCACTTTCGCTGCTGGCTTTCCGGCTTATGAAAGTAAAGTCAAACAAAAAATATACCTATGGTTACCGCAAGACCTCGATACTGGTGGCGTTGTTCAATGCGGCAGTTTTGCTGATCTCTATTGGCGCCATTGTTTATGAAGCGCTGCACAGGTTGTTAAACCCTGAAGAATTGCCGGGCAAAACAATTGCTATAGTTGCAGGCATTGGTATTGTCATTAATACAGTAACGGCATTGTTCTTTTTCAGCAATAAAGAAAAAGACCTTAATATAAAAAGTGCGTACCTGCATTTAATGAGTGATGCTGTTGTGTCGCTGGGTTTGGTAATTGGCGGTATCGTTATTTTTTATACCAACTGGTTTTGGATAGACAGCCTGCTGAGTATTATTATAGCTATAGTAATTCTTTTGAGCACCTGGCATTTACTTAAAAGCAGTTTGCGTTTATCGCTGGATGGAGTGCCTGAAGGTATAAGCCTTGATGATATAAAAGCAACAGCGATGAAAGTGCCTGGTGTAGCCGGCTTGCACCATATTCATATATGGGCCATCAGCACTACAGAGAATGCATTAACGGCACACCTTGTTATTAATAATAATGCAACTAACGAGCAGGAAAAAATAATTAAGCATGAACTCAAACATGCACTGCAGCATAAAAATATTCACCATATAACGCTGGAGACGGAACGCGAAAATGAGCCTTGCGGGAAAGAAGAATGCAGGGATTGA
- a CDS encoding aryl-sulfate sulfotransferase, with translation MKYLKLQTVFLFLIVSFTACKKQDVSQPGGNVTVSNEHVILNPYSPLTASILLETSVATKISIRVVGKHEAESDVVKDFDEVSSAHNIPVLGLYADYDNTVELTFKDVSGLVLGSKSYSIKTSALPAATFPAITIDTKNVTLMARGMTLVSYFGYKDNPFPESPFIFDASGDIRWYLDFRTSPVLNNLFFDDGMERLQNGDLYFGDIHSNAIYEIDFLGNIIDTWTFPGYQFHHNVQEKPNGNFLVTVSKQGNSTTEDYIIEIDRSTKQIIRTWDLHASLRYSRQTLTTNPDDWIHVNAVIYDASDNTIIISGRTQALVKLDENNNVVWIMGCHKGWGNSGNGIDLNNFLLQPLNKNDQPITDQDVLDGYTNDPDFEWNWFQHAPLLMPNGNVMVFDNGGDNRNFSGAGQYSRAVEFEINTAHKTVKQIWAYGKERGAATFSGIVSDVDFLSNDNHVIFSPGAVNNITIYGKVIELDYATQNILFEATLTPPQSLYGITFHRTERLTLYL, from the coding sequence ATGAAATATTTAAAGCTTCAAACGGTCTTTCTATTTTTAATTGTATCATTTACAGCATGCAAAAAACAGGATGTTTCTCAACCCGGTGGCAATGTAACTGTAAGCAATGAGCATGTAATACTTAACCCCTACTCACCGCTTACTGCCAGTATATTGCTTGAAACATCTGTAGCAACAAAAATATCCATCCGTGTTGTTGGCAAACATGAAGCAGAAAGTGATGTGGTCAAAGACTTTGATGAGGTAAGTTCTGCGCACAACATTCCTGTGCTGGGCTTATATGCTGATTATGACAATACAGTTGAACTTACTTTTAAAGATGTTTCTGGTTTAGTTTTAGGAAGTAAATCTTACAGTATAAAAACATCAGCATTGCCTGCAGCAACCTTTCCCGCAATTACTATTGACACTAAAAATGTGACGCTGATGGCGCGGGGCATGACGCTGGTAAGCTATTTCGGCTATAAGGATAATCCATTTCCGGAGAGCCCTTTTATATTTGATGCATCCGGAGATATACGCTGGTATCTTGATTTCAGGACAAGCCCTGTTTTAAATAATCTATTTTTTGATGATGGTATGGAACGTTTGCAAAATGGCGATCTTTATTTTGGCGATATACACTCCAACGCCATTTACGAAATAGATTTCCTCGGAAATATCATAGATACCTGGACATTTCCGGGGTACCAGTTTCACCATAATGTGCAGGAAAAGCCCAATGGTAATTTTTTAGTTACAGTAAGCAAACAGGGAAACAGCACTACAGAAGATTATATTATTGAAATAGACAGGAGTACCAAACAAATAATAAGAACATGGGACCTGCATGCATCTTTGCGATACAGCAGGCAAACACTTACTACCAATCCTGATGACTGGATACATGTAAATGCGGTTATCTATGATGCCAGCGATAATACCATCATTATTTCAGGAAGAACGCAGGCACTTGTAAAACTGGATGAAAATAATAATGTAGTCTGGATCATGGGTTGTCATAAAGGTTGGGGTAATTCAGGCAATGGCATTGATCTTAATAATTTTTTATTGCAGCCTTTAAATAAAAATGATCAGCCCATTACCGATCAGGATGTACTGGATGGTTATACCAATGACCCCGATTTTGAATGGAACTGGTTCCAGCACGCACCACTATTAATGCCCAATGGTAATGTGATGGTTTTTGATAATGGTGGGGATAACCGAAACTTCAGCGGTGCAGGGCAATACAGCCGTGCTGTTGAATTTGAAATTAATACAGCTCATAAAACTGTAAAGCAAATATGGGCATATGGAAAAGAAAGAGGCGCAGCAACCTTTTCGGGTATTGTTTCAGATGTTGATTTTTTAAGTAATGATAATCATGTAATTTTTTCTCCCGGTGCTGTTAATAATATAACCATTTACGGTAAGGTTATTGAGCTTGATTATGCTACACAAAATATTTTATTTGAAGCCACGCTTACTCCTCCGCAATCGCTTTACGGCATCACTTTCCATAGAACAGAACGGCTTACATTATATCTGTAA
- a CDS encoding co-chaperone GroES encodes MAKKINVTPLHDRVIIQPARAEEKTAGGIIIPDTAKEKPQRGTVVAAGPGKKDEPVSVKVGDTVLYGKYAGTEIQIEGNDLLIMRESDILAII; translated from the coding sequence ATGGCTAAAAAGATCAATGTTACCCCTCTGCATGACAGGGTAATTATCCAGCCAGCACGTGCTGAAGAGAAGACCGCTGGTGGTATTATTATTCCGGACACTGCTAAAGAAAAACCTCAGCGTGGTACCGTTGTAGCTGCCGGCCCCGGCAAAAAAGATGAGCCCGTTTCTGTAAAAGTTGGCGATACTGTGCTTTATGGAAAGTATGCCGGCACAGAGATCCAGATCGAAGGCAATGACCTGCTGATCATGAGAGAAAGTGATATACTGGCGATTATCTAA
- the groL gene encoding chaperonin GroEL (60 kDa chaperone family; promotes refolding of misfolded polypeptides especially under stressful conditions; forms two stacked rings of heptamers to form a barrel-shaped 14mer; ends can be capped by GroES; misfolded proteins enter the barrel where they are refolded when GroES binds), giving the protein MAKQLFFDIEARNKMKRGVDVLANAVKVTLGPKGRNVVIEKKFGAPAVTKDGVTVAKEIELEDAIENMGAQMVKEVASKTADIAGDGTTTATVLAQSIISEGLKNVAAGANPMDLKRGIDKAVAAVIANLQKQSQAVGNDGKKIEQVASISANNDNGIGKLIAQAFAKVGKEGVITVEEAKGTDTTVDVVEGMQFDRGYISPYFVTNSEKMEAELQNPYILIYDKKISAMKDILAILEKVAQSGRPLVIIAEDLEGEALATLVVNKLRGTLKVAAVKAPGFGDRRKEMLQDIAILTKGIVISEEQGYKLEGADLTYLGQAASITIDKDNTTIVGGKGKKEDITARVNQIKAQIESTTSDYDKEKLQERLAKLSGGVAVLYIGAATEMEMKEKKDRVDDALHATRAAVEEGIVPGGGVAYIRATESLEKLKGVNEDETTGVAIVKRALEEPIRQIVANSGIEGSIVVQKVKEGKGDYGFNARTEVYENLFKAGVIDPTKVTRIALENAASIAGMLLTTECVVADKPEPKSAAPAMPGGGGMGMDY; this is encoded by the coding sequence ATGGCTAAACAACTCTTCTTCGACATTGAAGCAAGAAATAAAATGAAGCGTGGTGTAGATGTTCTTGCCAACGCTGTAAAAGTTACATTGGGACCTAAAGGCCGCAATGTTGTTATAGAGAAAAAATTTGGTGCCCCTGCAGTAACCAAAGATGGCGTTACAGTTGCTAAAGAAATTGAACTGGAAGATGCTATCGAAAACATGGGCGCACAAATGGTGAAAGAAGTTGCTTCAAAAACTGCAGATATTGCAGGTGATGGTACAACTACCGCAACTGTACTTGCACAATCTATCATAAGCGAAGGTTTGAAAAACGTTGCTGCGGGTGCAAATCCAATGGATCTGAAACGTGGTATTGACAAAGCAGTTGCTGCTGTAATTGCTAATCTTCAGAAACAATCCCAGGCTGTTGGCAACGACGGTAAGAAAATAGAGCAGGTGGCATCCATCTCTGCCAATAACGATAACGGTATTGGTAAACTGATCGCACAGGCTTTTGCGAAAGTTGGTAAAGAAGGTGTTATAACTGTTGAGGAAGCAAAAGGTACTGATACAACTGTTGATGTTGTAGAAGGTATGCAGTTTGATCGCGGTTATATTTCTCCATACTTCGTTACAAACAGCGAAAAGATGGAAGCTGAATTGCAGAACCCATACATTCTTATTTATGATAAGAAGATATCTGCAATGAAAGACATTCTTGCTATTCTTGAAAAAGTTGCGCAGAGTGGCCGTCCATTGGTGATTATTGCTGAAGACCTCGAAGGTGAAGCACTGGCAACATTGGTGGTAAATAAATTACGTGGCACTTTGAAAGTTGCTGCTGTAAAAGCTCCAGGTTTTGGTGACCGCAGAAAAGAAATGCTGCAGGATATTGCTATCCTTACAAAAGGTATCGTTATCAGCGAAGAACAGGGTTATAAATTAGAAGGTGCAGACCTTACTTATTTAGGCCAGGCTGCTTCTATCACAATTGATAAAGACAATACAACAATCGTTGGTGGCAAAGGCAAGAAAGAAGACATCACTGCCCGTGTTAACCAGATAAAAGCACAGATCGAATCAACAACTTCTGATTACGATAAAGAAAAATTACAGGAACGTCTTGCTAAATTAAGCGGTGGTGTTGCTGTTCTTTATATCGGTGCTGCTACTGAAATGGAAATGAAAGAAAAGAAAGACCGTGTTGACGATGCTTTACATGCAACACGTGCTGCTGTTGAAGAAGGTATCGTTCCAGGTGGTGGCGTAGCTTACATTCGTGCTACTGAATCTTTGGAAAAACTGAAAGGTGTAAATGAAGACGAAACAACCGGTGTTGCTATCGTTAAAAGAGCACTGGAAGAACCAATACGCCAGATTGTTGCCAACAGCGGTATTGAAGGTTCAATCGTTGTACAGAAAGTAAAAGAAGGTAAAGGCGATTATGGTTTCAATGCACGTACAGAAGTATATGAAAACCTTTTCAAGGCCGGTGTAATTGATCCTACAAAGGTTACACGTATAGCCCTTGAAAATGCAGCTTCTATCGCTGGTATGTTGCTGACTACAGAATGTGTGGTTGCTGACAAACCAGAACCTAAATCTGCTGCTCCTGCAATGCCAGGTGGTGGTGGTATGGGTATGGATTATTAA